The window GCATACTGAGGAAAGCGATTAGAATGATCAGAGGAGAGCTGACAAATacaatttctttaaagaaataaaaaagcaggcAATTGGTATTGCAAACCAGTATGATAGTAGCCACAATAAAGCAGTCATTTATAACAGAAGCTCTGAAGAAAAAGTAGTAAGACACTGCCCTGACTCTGTTTAACTAGCTAACGTTCATGTTCATAAAAACAATTTCCAATGCCTGTTTTTGCTGGCCTGGATTCAGAAAGGGTTCTTGTAGTCCTATGAAGTCAACTGCTTGGAACTATCTGTGAAAATTTTGCCTGATATACCTACCCTTGCCTAATATGAAATTACATGATCATGAAACTcaactggaaatgaaaatgataaaaatattttattgcatagGGGAGTGcctgttcttatttttaattattattttttaagccaACTTTTTTTGACCTTTGCATATTTTTGGTAAAATTGCTCTCTCAAATACTCTGGATAgtcttcttcaggaaaagagtATTTTGGATGAAGTtaacacaaagtatttttattctgtcataAAAGTATGCAAAGTATCACAAAGTGCTATTATCAGTTACAGCACTTCTTCAATTAAACATGTGATTTGCCTTGATTCAAATGATATACATAATCAAGCCTTGACCTGCAGAAGTCAGGTTCCCCCAAAAAGCTGACCAAAACCAagtgattaatttaaaaaaaaaaaaaaaaaaaaaaaaaagagagacaaaaccacaaaacaaaacaaaaaacccctaaacatTTTAGGGTCCTCTTCCACTCCTAAGTGGATGCATGCATGCAGAGACAGTTGCTGTGACCTACTGAACCATGAAACGGGAATTTAGCAGGCAAGGAAAAATTCTTCTACAAATATTAATGGACTCCCAGTTGACTTCTTACAACATCAATCTCAACTCTGTCCAAGAAATCATTCTCTATTCAGCACTGTTGAGGACATTTTCTTATAGGAATACATGAATATTTCTGCATAGGAATAACTGTATGCTTATTCATGTATCAAAAACAAGTGCAAAAACTTATTTAACTCCACAATATCAAAAAATAtaccatactttttttttatttttagaaatacattaaaatccTTTAACTCAGCTTCTGCACTATGCTCTGTAACTTAACTTCAATGGAGTGAttttataaaagtattttttcaaaaagaattagaTCCTGGTGGTTAGAAATACTTGcttgtatttctgtttgaatcttaaaactgcattttatcttttgaatgaaagaaacatttttaaatactctAAAGTCTTTTGGCATGACCAAAGAAACAGAATCTCTTGAAAATCCTTCTCAGTTTATACAGTGATCCAGGTCAGATACCAACAATTTAGGCACTTCCCTTCAAATAACCCTTGCAACAGACTTGATCAGAGATTGAGTTAGACTATCTCACTCAAGCACTCAGTTTGGGCTGGAACCTCAAGTGTTTTGCTGAAGCAAGTCTTAAGCATTCCAGAGAGCTTGAGAAATGAagtcatggaagaaaaaagagaaaaagatgacaggaaaaaaaccaaacaacaaaaaattgtaCATAAACTGATGATCACTGGAAGGACTGTTGGGATTATTCACTCAAACATTTGtcaagtaattttatttattatttatacataATTATCTTATTTGcatcataaaaaataatacagcatccctaggaaaattaaaattcttggTTACTATTGGGTctaagttttctttctaaagcaaTTTAAGGGGCATCGGTCACTTGAACACTACAGTTTCATTTGGCAAGAGAGATATCAAGTAGTTAATACAGAAGTGTTGGGTAAAACACTGATTAATTTAGGTATTTATCACCTCAGCTAAATTTgccttacaaaaataaattagtgaagcaagctaaaataaatcaaacGCTATTAGGCCCAGTATTAATATAGGATGTCTTAACttcatgcacacacaaaaactGAGTTCATTCCAAATGAAATTGTTAGTTATGTTTCTGTTATGGTTTTATATCTATGGCAACGGTAAATCATCAATTGAACTTCACTACTAAAGCACTGAGAGACGCGGGTGGGAAGGGAATAGAGATTTTTACACTAAAGAACTCAAACTGAAAGTAGCACTGAAAAGTAGACAAAAGTTTATACACCAACACCACAGTaaaaagctgcctttgaagATGGAGCAGTCTtctctgcatttatttgttCTGTCAACCAGCAGTGTTCCTTCAAGCACATTTCACAAACCTCTCCCTCTCCACTTACACCTTTTCATGTCTGTTTTCGCCATTATATTAATTGACTGTTGTAAAGAATTTGGGGCTGCTTTAAGTCTTCGATATCAACTTTGATATCAAAGTTTATTGCTGCTTCCCATTCTGTTAATTTTCATATAAAGCATTTAATTACATCCAATATTGTGCAACTTAggtactaaaataaaaatagtgagCATAGCGGAGGTTTTGTACATAAGTCTATGACTATGAAATTTCTTACAATATCAGCATTAAATCAGATAAGTCTGACAGACAGCTGTAGAATGGCAGGGACTTCCTCTCTCAGTGCAGAAAAACTATAATGCTGCCTAAGGGGATGTTGCTGAGGCAGCCTATTAAATGGCCAGAAATATATGCCTCCAGTCAGTCAACAGCTAATAAAGAGCTGTGCAAAGGAGGCTGTTATCTTAAGTTctttcaaaactaaaatgaTTGCTGCAACAGGAACTTGTCAGTGGGAAGCTGTAAAGACTCACCACTTGGACAGGGGCATCACAATACTGACCAGAGACAAACGTGCAACAGGAATCTTATGTTTCAGCGGCAATTTCTAGAGAGTCATCGTCATATTtcaggagggggaaagaaactaaaaataacaaGGGGCCTCAGCTAATGAGTGCTGAAGCAGTCATTTTGTGCAAACAAGTACAGTCCTGATACGCAATTTATTTCCCTCACATAAAGTATACAAGTGGATATGTACCATACATATGaacagtgaaaattaaaaatttctaaTACTTTATTACTTCAATCCAGGCTCTTCAAACTTCTAATACAAGATATAGGTTGGCTGTGGGAAAAATCTAATTCAAGGGAGGCAAATGTGCTGGCCAAACCTAATCACACCTCAGACCAACTCCACAAACATCTCcctgacaaagaaaaatctacaaAAGAACCTAATTATTTGAGGTATTTGGAGGTTTCTTAGGATCTTACATAAATAAAGGCACAACCATATCCTAAGTCTCTAACACATTAAGTATGTTCCATCTCAGTAAAGACTGAGTACCGACATAAACTTGTAAAACTAATTTTGGAAAACCATTATGAAAACTTTCAAGAATCATGTACAAGCAGGGTTACACTTAGATGTATCTGCAAGTTTTGGATATAAGACCGAATCCAAGTCTAAAAGACAGCAAGATGTTTGTGCTTTCTAAAGTTCAAAAGGCACAACCTGAATACCTGTTTATCTGCTGActacatttttttgtgtgtgtatgagaCAAGGTCACAAGGCCTGCATTTTCACTGAGGATTGGCTTACCTACAATGTTCAGTTTTGCTCTGAtgtgctgctttaaaaatttaCATTAGGCAGCCTAACTGCCTAGTGTGGCTACATTTCCTACACATACTTTAACATCCATAAGGTTTAATCATAAAATATCAGGATGGTTTATAAGTGACTTAAAGGTTTTAGGAGGTTTATGATGCTGTAAATTATACCTGCCCTTGGGggctgcactgatttaatttCTCAACCACTATGACaatcacatttctttaaaaaaaaaaaaaaaaaaaaaaaacacaaacaaaccacaaaccaccacacccaacaaaacccaacaaaaaccacctGCATGCACACAGCTAGCCTCAGCAAACAGCCATTCCagtgcagaacagcaaaaagtTGCATTGCACTGATACCtgcaaaaacctgaaaatgtagATGCAAAGATGCATAACTACTGAAGTTGTTAAGTCTAAATGATCATATTGAAATGTCCATTACAAAAGAACTTCTGAGTAGAAAGCAAAGCTTGTGGGCCCCGTGACACTAGCAGGAGAGGTCTACTTGTAGTTACGAGTGGATATTCATGCACATCTGGCAGAGATGTCATGATATTTCATGTGCGTCTTTAAATGCCCATTAAAATggctacaaaataaaatactatttcctCCCACAGATTGAAAAAGCTTCTTGAACAAGAAACAGCATATcaggcaaaaaaagagaaggaaagcaacaagaaaatagctaaactgaaagaagaactGACTAAACTGAAATCCTTTGCGTTAATGGTGGTGGATGAACAGCAAAGACTCACTGAGCTGTTGAATCAACAAAGTCAAAAAATTCAAGAATTAAGCACTTCTGCAGAACAAGCACATGAAAAGCTGGCTTTTGCTGAAGCAAAAGTTCAAGAAGAAGAACAGAGAGCCAGCAGGCTGGAGGCTGAACTTCAAGCCCAAAGCAGTAAGATTTCCCAAGACCAAGAAGCAATGATGGCCAAACTAACCAATGAAGACAGTCAGAATCGTCAGCTCCGATTAAAGTTAACTGCTCTCAGCCGACAAATTGATGAGCTGGAAGAGACCAATAAATCTTTACGAAAAGCAGAAGAAGAACTGCAAGACCTAAGGGATAAGATAAATAAGGGAGAGTGTGGGAACTCCACACTTATGACCGAAGTAGAAGAACTACGGAAACGACTGCTggagatggaaggaaaagatgaagaGCTCATAAAAATGGAAGATCAGTGCAGAGAACTTAATAGAAAGTTAGAAAAAGAAGCATCACAGAGCAAGAATCTTAAAGGGGAAGTTGACAAACTCAGCAAAAGAATTATGGAGCTGGAGAAATTAGAAGATGCTTTCAACAAGAGCAAACAGGAATGCTACTCCCTGAAATGCAacctagaaagagaaaaaatgttaacaaaGCAGTTATCCCATGAGCTGGATGGTTTAAAAGCTAGAATTGGTGAGCTTGAAGCAATTGAAAGTAAGTTAGAAAAAACTGAGTTTACACTTAAAGAAGATTTAACAAAACTGAAGAGTCTAACAGTGATGCTTGTGGATGAAAGAAAAACTATGGgtgagaaaataaagcaaacagaagaaaagctgcaaacTGCAACTTCTCAGCTTCAGGTGGAACAAAATAAAGTGATGTCCGTTACAGAAAAACTAATTGAGGAAAGTAAAAAGGCACTGAAATCAAAATCtgatgcagaggaaaaaatgtccagtgttacaaaagaaagagatgaactgaaaaacaaactcaaagccgaagaggagaaaggaagtgATCTTGTTTCCAAAGTGAATATTCTAAGAAAAAGACTTCAGTCACTGGAAGCTGTTGAAAAAgagtttcttaaaaataaacttaaggAGAGTACTAAATCCAGCACCTCCTTGCAGCAGGAGAACAACAAAATCAAAGAGCTTACTCAAGAAGTTGAGAGGCTTAAGcagaagctgaaagaaatgaagGCGATAGAAGATGATCTTATGAAAACTGAAGACGAATTTGAGTCTCTAGAACGAAGATATGTCAACGAACGGGACAGAGCCAAGCTCCTATCAGAGGAGCTGGAAGCTGTGAAAATGGAAATGGCTAGGTATAAATtaacagaaaaggcagagtCCAATCAAGAGCAGCGTCTTTTTAAGAAGCTCAAAGAAGAGGAAGCTAAATCAAGTCATCTCTCCAGAGAAGTAGATGCACTCAAAGAGAAAATTCATGAATACATGGCAACAGAAGACCTAATCTGTCACCTTCGAGGTGATCATACAGTCTTACAGAAGAAACTCCTCcagcaagaaaacaagaacaggGAATTagcaagagaaatggaaagcCTCACAAAAGAACTGGAGAGGTACAGATGCTTCAGCAAGAACTTCAGGCCTGGTCTCAATGGAAGAAGAATTTCTGATTTGCAAGTTTTTTCTAAAGAAGTCCAGACAGATCCAGCAGACAATGAACCCCCTGATTACAAAACCCTCATGCCTTTAGAGCGAACAGTCATAAATGGGCAGCTGTATGAAGACAGCGATAATGAGGACAGAGACAACAACGAGGAGGAACAAACAGTGTCTTTCAAAAGCAACTCATCCATTGCAAATGCTGTGAACAAAAAATTATGGATCCCTTGGATGAAGTCCAAAGAAAGCCATcctcaaaatggaaaaattcatacaaagcaaaatggaaactGTGCACAGGCTGGAGACCTAGTGCTAAGCCATACACCTGGCCAACCTCTTCACATAAAAGTAACTCCAGACCACGGACAGAACACAGCAACACTTGAAATAACTAGTCCTACCACTGAAAGTCCTCACTCCTACACAAGCACAGCAGTGATACCCAACTGTGGCACTCcaaagcaaagaataaccattatTCAAAACGCCTCCTTAACACCTGTAAaatcaaaagcagcagaaggttACATGAGCCCAGAGCAAGTAATTTCTCCTATTACTATGGCTACTTTTGCAAGATCTCAAACTCCTGAATCATGTGGTTCTTTAACTCCTGAAAGAACAATGTCTCCTTTGGCTTTACCACGCTCAAGTTCTCAGGAACAAACGCTCTCCTCAGAGCCTTTGGAAATGGGAGCCAAGCACGCCGTTTTTAGAGTATCCCCAGACAGGCAGTCATCATGGCAGTTTCAGAGATCTAACAGTACAGGATCAAGTGTAATAACTACTGAGGATAACAAAATCCACATCCATTTAGGAAGTCCTTACGTCCAAACTCTCACCAATTCCAAGCCCATCAGCCCTTGTAATCCAGTGCAAGACAACAGAACTCCAGCACTAGCCAATGGCCTACCCAGTAAGCCCACCAATAAAATCACCAGCAGTATTACTATCACACCaacagccactcctctcccacgGCAATCACAAATTACAGTAAGTAATGTCTATAACTGACCCCCACCCATGCTGACACCCTTACCAGCAACCCACCCTGTTTTTCATCCCAGCAAGAATTATTTGGAACAGCCCCCTTACTTTGGGAGAGATCTGTGCATGAACTATACAACAGTATATGGAACTAACGTTAAATTTTGCCTGCTTAGTGTTATCAAGTGTGCACTTACTGTATATCTTCTCATTGAAATACagttatgtaaaatatttagtCTTGCACTTGTATAAATGCATCTTtatgtatttccattttcaaaataactcaCATTACTTTTGACTGCAACTTACcctggtaaaatattttaacattacaAACCCAGTAAAtaattgattatttttatcattgcttgcagaatatttttgttcGTTATGTgtgatttgtttgggtttttttttttgcatgtacgGTAGAATTTGAATTATGCTATAATGTTGCCTGCTAACTTCAGATAAGTCATTATCTTCCCTGCTATTTCCCAACTCCTCCTAGCCTTCTCATTTCAAATAATTATCAGTACATCACATACAATACATACTATTTTGAGTGTTTGTATCTCATTACAAATTTATGATGCATACATGATATGTTCCAGAGCACAACCACCACttttcctccccatctttctttaAGATGTTTCGTTAAAACTCTTTTTAAACCTTCCCATAAATCTTTTTTGTAAGCGAAGAGAGTTCAGAAGCTTGTATCACAAAATTATTCTCCCCAAACAAggcaagcattttttttccaatacaaCAGAAAAACTGCTATCATTTAGGTACACTGTAAAACAACACACAGCAACACTTACATTCCTAAAGGATAACTCAGAAGAATGGATTCACACATAATATTCAAATTTCATCTAAGCTCCTATCCATCGGTTCAATAGACCGTATACATCACACAGGCATGCTGAAAAAGAATCAATATCAGCAAACTGTGGCACACCATGGTTTTCATATAACAGGCAGAGAAAGCTTGACAGAAGCATTAAGAAACAGTACATGTTTGGAGAGTTGTTCTAGTACATCTCTAAAACTACAGTAAATAGGCGTAGCGTACAGAATGGACAAAACAGGTTAAGGTATTTCAGTGATGGATACAGTATTAGTGCTCaaggaaaggacagaaatatAAGCTATTCTGCCCTTCACACGTGCGCCAAGCAGTCAGTCCTAACCTCCCAGAAAACACTGCTAGTAGTGGACCAACTTCACGCAGAAATCAGCCTAAAAGACCTGAAATGCACTTTCAAATGTCTCTTTTTCAAAGCTGTAAATTGCAAATGTAAATTGGAACAGCTGCTTCTTATTCTAAAAAGTTAACTGCTTACGTAACTTATGCTTGGGGGGgattatttaaagcaaaaaaaaaaaaatcaacctccTTATCAACAAGAAAGTTTGCAAGCAAGCAGAAAGTCCCTCTTAACGCGAATCTTTGTTCTGTTTACATTatctagaaaacaaacaaacgttTCTGCAGTATAACTTAGCACCTGATTCAGCAAAGGACTTTGGCACATGCTTTCATATAACAAGGGTACTTTCATCATTTTAAGTCCTTTTGATGGACAGGAATCTAAATGATTACAACTGTAGGTAATAACTGATTTTAGAAGGAACAGTTTCTATTGACAAGCAAAGCCCACCACACATATGCACTTTTCTCAGTAAAATtaacagtggaaagaaaaaaatattaacttacAAGATATGTGATAGAAACTGATGTAACAAATGTATTACAGTTGAGCAGTggcaattttaaaaagacaaaatgtggACCTGCACAAGCCTAGCTCAATTTCATTCCGATACAACGTCTCCTGAAGTTACTGGGCTTCATAAGAGGTCCTTCCCACTTGTTTTGTCTCAAGTTTATCTCCACTGACTGCAAAAGTGAGATCTGACTAATATCTGGGTCTGAACAAGTACATGGTCTTATCCTGCAAAGCAAACTTTGGCTCCCACCAACTTCAGCAAAAGTTACTGATCAAGACAGCAGCCAGCACTCAGGCAAGTCGAGACTATGATAATTTTACAGTGTGCTAATTATACAAACAAGGAGGTTACACATTCTTAACTGCAGGGctcattcaaaattaaaaggcaGTCCATTCAAAACACATTCTCTGCACTTCTACTGCATATCCTGCTGATCCATACCCAAGATATTTGCAGGGACACATTACAAACAGGGTACTGAATAACTGCGTCTGAAGTACACGCTTACCAGTGTACTAGCAGACACCAGAGTCTCCAAAAACTAAAGGATTAACAGTTGTCCTCCAGAAGcactaatattttcttcagttggCCTTTAAAatcttgtagaaaaaaaaaaatttcattttatacctGCCTtccaaaatacacaaaaatgtgTTAATCATTAACCACCTGGCCATCTATTACAACAtcttgtaaaagaaaagcacaaatcaGGGCATAGCAATAAGAACACTTAGTCCTTTCGACAATTCCCAAGCTATTATGAATACATGGTTTACCAGTAACTGTCCAATTaacaaaagacaaaggaaacacTCATGACCATTAACTTCTAAATAAGAAGCATCATCACTGCCTGTAAATGAACTTGCTATGTTTCCTAAAAACACACCTTGATTAAGGGATGCTTATATTCCTCTGTTGATGAAACAATCTATGTGTAGACCTTAACTGACTTCACAGTGGAATTTTTGTCGTTCACTTCAACAGATGAAAAATCAAATAACTATTTTGACTACAAATAAGGTTTGCAGAATAAAAGCTGCTCATTCTGTTCCAGTTCCCAAGATCTATTTGAAAgcacacagcagagaaaataaacacctGGATGTATTTGGTGAGGGCTGAAACTTACTTAGTTGTTTGAACAGAAATAAGTTCGTTATTTTATGATAAAATTACAACTAAGAGAAAGTGTAGCTTAATAAGCAAATTACCTATTTACAAATTAACCTGAGGTTGTTCAGATCACCAGTTCATATTTCACGTTATTTCCATTTCGCTGAGTGGGAATATTCACCTACTTCCTTGGcagacaaagagaaaacagcagagcaaggagaaaattaaatgagCTGTCTGCAAATTGATTTAAACACTCTGAACAAAAGCATCAAGCATAATCATATTAAAATTCAACCAAGGCAGGCAACTTTTCTAGGAATTTCAAGTATTCCATAAATGGTAAGTATTTATGTTTAGTTTGGAGACTGAGatacttttgttttcagcatttGCCCCAAAGCCTAAAATCTGACAGGTATGTAACGACTGAACTAAACGTTAAAGGGAAATACAGTCACAAAGTTGAACATATCAGAGGGATTAAACTGTGAAAGAGAGcataaaagcagttttcagcAGATCATAATATCAAcccttctcttttccaagaCTCTTAGCAAGCATGACTCAAGTCTAAAAATCTACCCTTTCCCCTGGATGTTAAGAccccaggaaaagaaagggagaataAACTGATTAAAAACAGCACAAGTTATCAGTCCACTTTCCTtcatcttttcagttttatttcagtgagtGAGCAAAGGAACACAAGCAAGGGCAGCACGAACAGTTGGGTGCTCAGCATTTTTAAGCCGTTCTTTTTATGcgattaaatatttcagaagaaatatttgtagGTTTTGTCCCTACAGGGAGGATGGacaaggggagggagggaaaaggaagaaaagaaaaaataagaagtaaTAATGGTATTCTAAGAACAAAGTGTCCATTCATCAACTGAGAGGCAGTATTTCAAGTTACTTAAAAACCTCCCTGAAgtagttaattaaaaaataaaattgacaaAAATTACAGGAGCAGCCAGATAATCCTCCTGATCCAAAGCACAGTAGATAATATGGTGTCTGGGGACAGAATGTAAGGctgtaataagaaaaaagatctgTATGTAAACATTTCACACATGGCTTAACAAGGCATGCGCCTCACACcagggaaaaataatcagaaacagAGTTGTAACAGTACTACTTTCTGATTAAGATTGAACGGATGCTGCAGGGTTAGGTGATGGAAATGGAGTAACCATCTGCAGGATGACTTTGTCCCTAGGAAACAGATATTGAGacaggcaaaacaaaaactgaCAACTGCCTAATCTCCAGGCTTAAGCAAAAACTACCAAAACATTATGTTaccaagaaacagaagagaaagatctTATGGTTCAAGTACAGCACGAGTGGGTGTATaaagatgctttaaaattaaCACCAAGCACTGTATGTGGCAAATTGCTCAAAAAAAAGGAACCTTAAAAATTTAAGAAGCATGAAGTGTTTTCACAAACCTCCAATCACTGGCCCCAAAATGTAGCTGAATTCTCCCTGCTAGCACATCACCCAACGACCCACTATACTGTGGGCACCCAGAAAGCCTCAAATATCAGAGCTGCCAACTGAACATGATTCTCCTCTGACCACTAAGCACAGTACTATTGGGAAACAGATTTTAAGTACAAGACAAAAGACTCGTTTTAATCAATGACTTTCCACTTGCCAAGCAGTGGCCTGATATCACAGAGTCTCATATATGGATGGGCAAAAGAagccccctcccctctcttACCCTTATCACATCCCATATTACAAAATACTGCCCTTTCAGTTATGCATCACTGTCCAGGAAGGCAGCACTGTGAAC of the Grus americana isolate bGruAme1 chromosome 1, bGruAme1.mat, whole genome shotgun sequence genome contains:
- the FILIP1L gene encoding filamin A-interacting protein 1-like isoform X4, which gives rise to MLQQAQDEVIGVLKAEKIDLALLEAQYGFVTPKKVLEALQRDAIQTKAEQWQEDIYEKPMGELDKVVEKQKETHRRMLEQLLMVEKSHRQTLYELEEEKRKHSKYMEKSDEFTNLLEQERERLKKLLEQETAYQAKKEKESNKKIAKLKEELTKLKSFALMVVDEQQRLTELLNQQSQKIQELSTSAEQAHEKLAFAEAKVQEEEQRASRLEAELQAQSSKISQDQEAMMAKLTNEDSQNRQLRLKLTALSRQIDELEETNKSLRKAEEELQDLRDKINKGECGNSTLMTEVEELRKRLLEMEGKDEELIKMEDQCRELNRKLEKEASQSKNLKGEVDKLSKRIMELEKLEDAFNKSKQECYSLKCNLEREKMLTKQLSHELDGLKARIGELEAIESKLEKTEFTLKEDLTKLKSLTVMLVDERKTMGEKIKQTEEKLQTATSQLQVEQNKVMSVTEKLIEESKKALKSKSDAEEKMSSVTKERDELKNKLKAEEEKGSDLVSKVNILRKRLQSLEAVEKEFLKNKLKESTKSSTSLQQENNKIKELTQEVERLKQKLKEMKAIEDDLMKTEDEFESLERRYVNERDRAKLLSEELEAVKMEMARYKLTEKAESNQEQRLFKKLKEEEAKSSHLSREVDALKEKIHEYMATEDLICHLRGDHTVLQKKLLQQENKNRELAREMESLTKELERYRCFSKNFRPGLNGRRISDLQVFSKEVQTDPADNEPPDYKTLMPLERTVINGQLYEDSDNEDRDNNEEEQTVSFKSNSSIANAVNKKLWIPWMKSKESHPQNGKIHTKQNGNCAQAGDLVLSHTPGQPLHIKVTPDHGQNTATLEITSPTTESPHSYTSTAVIPNCGTPKQRITIIQNASLTPVKSKAAEGYMSPEQVISPITMATFARSQTPESCGSLTPERTMSPLALPRSSSQEQTLSSEPLEMGAKHAVFRVSPDRQSSWQFQRSNSTGSSVITTEDNKIHIHLGSPYVQTLTNSKPISPCNPVQDNRTPALANGLPSKPTNKITSSITITPTATPLPRQSQITITDVFRHSIPTRIPKLKPTSTTKVPVKIPAGHLNKPLQDSSSGKLRIIRTVSKTCLQSGGRRVHSNSLNGSTDNLWENSFHIGLSLRTAKS
- the FILIP1L gene encoding filamin A-interacting protein 1-like isoform X5 gives rise to the protein MVVDEQQRLTELLNQQSQKIQELSTSAEQAHEKLAFAEAKVQEEEQRASRLEAELQAQSSKISQDQEAMMAKLTNEDSQNRQLRLKLTALSRQIDELEETNKSLRKAEEELQDLRDKINKGECGNSTLMTEVEELRKRLLEMEGKDEELIKMEDQCRELNRKLEKEASQSKNLKGEVDKLSKRIMELEKLEDAFNKSKQECYSLKCNLEREKMLTKQLSHELDGLKARIGELEAIESKLEKTEFTLKEDLTKLKSLTVMLVDERKTMGEKIKQTEEKLQTATSQLQVEQNKVMSVTEKLIEESKKALKSKSDAEEKMSSVTKERDELKNKLKAEEEKGSDLVSKVNILRKRLQSLEAVEKEFLKNKLKESTKSSTSLQQENNKIKELTQEVERLKQKLKEMKAIEDDLMKTEDEFESLERRYVNERDRAKLLSEELEAVKMEMARYKLTEKAESNQEQRLFKKLKEEEAKSSHLSREVDALKEKIHEYMATEDLICHLRGDHTVLQKKLLQQENKNRELAREMESLTKELERYRCFSKNFRPGLNGRRISDLQVFSKEVQTDPADNEPPDYKTLMPLERTVINGQLYEDSDNEDRDNNEEEQTVSFKSNSSIANAVNKKLWIPWMKSKESHPQNGKIHTKQNGNCAQAGDLVLSHTPGQPLHIKVTPDHGQNTATLEITSPTTESPHSYTSTAVIPNCGTPKQRITIIQNASLTPVKSKAAEGYMSPEQVISPITMATFARSQTPESCGSLTPERTMSPLALPRSSSQEQTLSSEPLEMGAKHAVFRVSPDRQSSWQFQRSNSTGSSVITTEDNKIHIHLGSPYVQTLTNSKPISPCNPVQDNRTPALANGLPSKPTNKITSSITITPTATPLPRQSQITITDVFRHSIPTRIPKLKPTSTTKVPVKIPAGHLNKPLQDSSSGKLRIIRTVSKTCLQSGGRRVHSNSLNGSTDNLWENSFHIGLSLRTAKS